Proteins from a genomic interval of Bdellovibrionales bacterium:
- a CDS encoding NADP-dependent malic enzyme, translated as MKNLDKEALEYHSAGSPGKIEVVSTKPVNTEYALSLAYSPGVAAPCKAIALNPDDVYKYTIRGNLVAVITNGTAVLGLGDIGPLAGKPVMEGKGILFKQFANIDVFDIELNSKDTESFIATVKNLEPTFGGINLEDIAAPECFVIEERLRKELQIPVFHDDQHGTAIITAAAFINACDISKRELQSTRIVFNGAGAASIACAKLLKSLGVRGENIIMCDSKGVIRKGRTEGMNSYKEEFAINTERKTLAEALDGADCFIGLSVAGAITPDMLKVMAPNPIVFAMANPIPEIDPRLALEARPDVIVATGRSDFPNQVNNVLGFPSIFRGALDVQATTINEEMKIAAVHALAKLAREDVPESVSAAYSNKTFHYGPEYIIPKPFDNRVLTTVAPAVARAAMESGVTRKPIEDFKKYKVRLESMQSLRRGFIRSHMNRVKTHARKRQVPVPTIIFPEGASTKILKAINMLKNEKVIRPILLGYEETILKKIKEMELDNLTGVTIWQPNKHPRFDEFVNRFYELRLRKGVMMAEAERLVSDPYYFSAMAVALGEVDGLVSGATHPYSECVRPILEIIGTGRRQTISGLNFVLWQDRMIFFADTTINIDPTAEQLASIAIHAARVAKYFKIEPRIAMLSFTNFTAAKESPRKMRKAAELVREKCPDLIVDGEMQADTAINPDIMERIFPFSNIKGGANVLIFPNLDASNISYKLVQQLGGGEVLGPFIMGIKKAANVLQRTCSVDDIVNTIVMTALESQALAKGVE; from the coding sequence ATGAAGAATCTCGATAAAGAAGCCTTGGAGTATCATTCGGCAGGAAGCCCTGGCAAAATTGAAGTGGTGTCCACGAAGCCAGTGAACACCGAATACGCGCTATCTTTAGCCTATTCTCCGGGAGTAGCGGCCCCATGTAAAGCAATCGCTCTTAACCCCGATGACGTGTATAAATACACGATCCGAGGCAACCTGGTTGCAGTGATCACAAATGGAACGGCCGTGTTAGGGCTCGGAGACATCGGTCCTTTGGCCGGAAAGCCTGTGATGGAAGGAAAGGGAATTCTCTTTAAGCAATTCGCCAATATCGACGTCTTTGACATTGAGCTCAATTCGAAGGACACGGAGTCTTTTATTGCCACGGTTAAAAACCTGGAACCAACTTTTGGCGGTATCAATCTCGAAGACATCGCCGCACCTGAGTGTTTTGTCATTGAGGAACGCCTCCGCAAAGAATTGCAGATTCCGGTGTTCCATGATGATCAGCATGGAACAGCAATTATCACGGCGGCAGCGTTTATCAATGCCTGTGATATTTCGAAACGAGAGCTCCAATCAACGAGAATTGTTTTTAATGGAGCCGGCGCCGCTTCGATCGCTTGTGCTAAGTTGCTCAAGAGCTTGGGAGTCAGGGGCGAAAACATCATCATGTGCGACTCCAAAGGTGTCATCCGAAAGGGACGCACCGAAGGAATGAACTCTTACAAAGAGGAATTTGCGATCAATACAGAACGAAAAACTCTTGCCGAAGCGCTCGATGGGGCTGATTGCTTTATTGGCCTCAGCGTTGCCGGCGCTATCACTCCCGATATGCTCAAGGTCATGGCCCCCAATCCAATTGTCTTTGCCATGGCCAACCCGATTCCCGAAATTGATCCCCGCCTTGCTCTTGAGGCCAGACCAGACGTCATTGTGGCAACTGGCCGGAGTGACTTTCCGAATCAGGTGAATAATGTACTGGGATTTCCCTCGATTTTCAGAGGGGCCCTGGATGTTCAGGCGACGACCATCAATGAAGAAATGAAAATTGCAGCCGTTCATGCTTTGGCGAAACTTGCTCGCGAAGATGTTCCGGAGAGCGTCTCCGCCGCCTACTCAAACAAAACCTTTCATTATGGCCCGGAATATATCATCCCTAAGCCTTTTGATAACAGGGTTTTGACGACAGTGGCTCCCGCAGTAGCAAGAGCTGCGATGGAATCTGGAGTTACAAGAAAGCCCATCGAAGATTTTAAGAAATACAAGGTTCGCCTTGAAAGCATGCAGAGTCTCCGACGAGGCTTTATTCGCTCACATATGAACCGAGTTAAAACACATGCCCGAAAGCGCCAAGTTCCGGTCCCAACAATCATCTTTCCCGAGGGAGCGAGCACAAAAATTCTTAAAGCCATTAACATGCTCAAAAATGAGAAAGTGATTCGTCCCATCCTGCTCGGCTACGAGGAAACCATACTCAAAAAAATAAAGGAAATGGAACTCGACAATCTGACTGGAGTTACGATTTGGCAACCCAACAAACACCCCCGATTTGATGAATTTGTTAATCGATTTTATGAACTGCGCCTGCGTAAAGGGGTCATGATGGCCGAAGCCGAGAGACTCGTTTCCGATCCCTACTATTTCTCAGCGATGGCGGTCGCCCTCGGTGAAGTTGATGGCCTCGTTTCTGGGGCTACTCATCCCTATTCAGAATGTGTGAGACCCATTCTTGAAATTATCGGCACCGGACGACGACAGACCATTTCGGGGCTCAACTTCGTCCTCTGGCAGGACCGCATGATCTTCTTTGCTGACACGACGATCAATATTGATCCAACAGCCGAGCAATTGGCCAGCATCGCCATTCACGCCGCAAGAGTCGCCAAGTATTTTAAAATTGAGCCGCGAATAGCCATGCTCAGTTTTACCAATTTTACCGCGGCTAAGGAAAGCCCACGAAAAATGCGAAAGGCTGCCGAACTTGTCAGGGAAAAGTGCCCCGATCTCATCGTAGACGGAGAAATGCAGGCAGATACAGCGATCAACCCAGATATCATGGAAAGAATCTTTCCCTTTAGCAACATCAAGGGAGGGGCAAATGTGCTCATTTTCCCAAATCTTGACGCCAGTAACATCAGTTATAAGCTGGTTCAGCAACTCGGTGGAGGAGAAGTTCTCGGCCCCTTTATCATGGGAATAAAAAAAGCAGCGAATGTACTTCAGAGAACTTGCTCTGTTGACGATATAGTCAATACGATAGTCATGACTGCCCTTGAGTCCCAAGCCCTCGCTAAAGGAGTAGAATAG
- a CDS encoding enoyl-CoA hydratase/isomerase family protein: MSIQESLRIVPKNSIAIIEWDLAGEKVNKLSTPIMARFKELVEEIQNSSFKAVILISKKPNIFIAGADIDEIKKLSTREAFMEKLGPAHKLFNQLEDLKIPVIAAVHGACMGGGCELIMACDYRIATDDKSTKIGLPEVQLGILPGFGGCVRMPRIVGLQAALDIILAGKSVDAGKAKKIGLVDEVVAPAELLQRAEALAQEIVEGKKGKRLKGFRSCGSVDYLLNGPLKSVVFHQAKKMLLQQTKGFYPAPLKALEIIKKTYGLADRDRALTIEAEGFCDVAVTSISKNLIELYYMTEAIKKQTGVAQSIKGRKVKKMAVLGAGVMGGGIAQVAADKDIEVHMKDVNHDAISRGFKQARDIWKKRMDRRRMDKYDFEKKMGFISGTLDYSGFKNMDVVVEAIVEDMGIKKRVLAEATQHCRPDVILATNTSSLSVSEMGADLPHPENFVGMHFFNPVDKMPLVEVIRGQKTSDEAVATIFELSKTLGKMPVVVKDGPGFLVNRLLLPWMSEALFLLEDGMSVEKLDRIFTHEFGMPMGPCRLMDEVGLDVGMKVLKIFKQSFGDRIEASKLVQKIEESKRLGRKGGLGFYRYDERGKEIEVDKSIYQVLGLPSPTDKLESQEVIERGLFVMINEAALALIEDRIVEKPENVDLAMIMGTGFPPFRGGLLRYADSLGSSYVVQELELYATRYGKRFAPTQPYLNIAKTNRTFY, from the coding sequence ATGAGTATTCAAGAAAGTCTAAGAATTGTTCCCAAGAATTCAATTGCGATTATAGAATGGGACTTAGCGGGAGAAAAAGTAAATAAGCTTTCTACCCCCATCATGGCTCGTTTTAAAGAGCTGGTTGAAGAAATTCAGAATTCCTCTTTCAAGGCCGTCATTTTGATTTCAAAAAAGCCAAATATTTTTATCGCTGGTGCCGATATCGATGAAATCAAGAAATTGTCCACTCGCGAAGCCTTTATGGAGAAATTGGGGCCGGCCCATAAGTTGTTCAATCAACTGGAGGATCTGAAGATCCCTGTTATAGCAGCGGTGCATGGAGCCTGTATGGGAGGGGGCTGTGAACTCATCATGGCTTGTGATTATCGAATTGCGACCGATGATAAATCAACTAAGATTGGGCTTCCCGAAGTTCAGTTGGGGATTTTGCCCGGTTTTGGCGGATGTGTTCGTATGCCAAGAATTGTGGGACTTCAAGCTGCACTAGATATAATTCTAGCTGGAAAGTCAGTGGATGCCGGAAAAGCGAAGAAAATTGGTCTTGTCGATGAAGTGGTGGCCCCAGCAGAGCTTTTACAGAGGGCAGAAGCTTTGGCCCAAGAAATTGTCGAGGGAAAAAAAGGAAAGCGCTTGAAAGGTTTTCGATCCTGCGGATCCGTTGATTATCTACTGAACGGCCCCCTTAAGTCGGTTGTGTTTCATCAAGCAAAAAAGATGTTGTTACAGCAGACAAAGGGTTTTTATCCTGCTCCTTTGAAGGCTCTCGAAATCATTAAAAAGACTTATGGATTGGCGGACAGGGACAGGGCACTCACAATTGAAGCAGAGGGCTTCTGTGATGTTGCGGTCACGAGTATCTCTAAAAATCTGATTGAACTTTATTACATGACCGAAGCAATCAAAAAGCAAACGGGGGTCGCGCAGTCGATCAAGGGCCGCAAAGTCAAAAAGATGGCAGTTCTTGGAGCTGGTGTCATGGGCGGAGGAATAGCTCAAGTTGCCGCGGATAAGGACATCGAAGTCCATATGAAAGACGTGAATCACGATGCCATCTCCCGTGGATTTAAACAGGCCCGCGACATTTGGAAAAAGCGAATGGACCGGAGGCGAATGGATAAATATGATTTCGAAAAAAAGATGGGGTTTATCAGCGGAACCTTAGATTATTCGGGTTTCAAGAATATGGACGTTGTCGTCGAAGCTATCGTTGAAGATATGGGAATTAAAAAGAGAGTTTTGGCAGAAGCAACTCAGCACTGTCGGCCCGATGTGATTTTGGCAACGAACACCAGTTCTCTGAGCGTCAGCGAGATGGGAGCTGATCTTCCTCATCCCGAAAATTTTGTCGGAATGCATTTTTTTAATCCTGTGGACAAGATGCCACTGGTTGAAGTCATTCGCGGTCAAAAAACAAGTGATGAGGCCGTCGCCACTATTTTTGAGCTGTCTAAGACTTTGGGAAAAATGCCAGTTGTCGTAAAAGATGGCCCCGGTTTTCTTGTCAATCGACTCTTGCTGCCATGGATGAGTGAAGCCCTCTTTCTGCTAGAAGATGGAATGTCTGTCGAAAAGTTGGACCGCATTTTTACCCATGAGTTTGGAATGCCCATGGGACCTTGTCGTTTGATGGACGAAGTGGGACTCGATGTGGGGATGAAGGTGTTGAAGATTTTTAAGCAGTCGTTTGGAGACCGCATAGAGGCCTCAAAGCTCGTTCAAAAAATTGAGGAATCAAAACGCCTGGGGCGCAAGGGTGGCTTGGGGTTTTATCGATACGATGAGCGAGGAAAAGAAATCGAAGTAGATAAGTCGATCTATCAGGTTTTGGGTTTGCCCTCTCCAACGGACAAACTCGAGAGCCAAGAAGTTATTGAACGCGGTCTATTTGTCATGATCAACGAAGCTGCCCTTGCTCTTATAGAAGATCGAATCGTGGAGAAGCCAGAGAATGTGGATTTGGCGATGATTATGGGCACCGGGTTCCCCCCTTTCCGTGGAGGTCTCTTGCGCTATGCGGACTCTCTTGGTTCGTCCTATGTGGTCCAGGAATTAGAGCTTTATGCGACTCGGTACGGGAAACGATTTGCGCCAACGCAGCCCTACCTCAACATAGCCAAGACAAATCGCACTTTCTACTAG
- a CDS encoding TIGR04552 family protein codes for MSINFRFDHSMFQTLVGGVPALEIQTLNISNVEEARRFILTYGYDMNNEVHLDNLWKYYRRALNYLRTYLLRDDEQIPEMLSDPNQLKDLSYLLIYASTRNIQHNSVQGWACAILRVMHVLVHLENDLFAQFSKEIQEQILSPLQNCVHRDPVSGVWLGGSSDSDRIRLDKFVVKSFKSIDSAVNKLLAKPGAIAFTILDKLGARFVTRHLFDAFRVLRFLSDNNLVNFAHVISEEANNTLYPLNLFFETMETLSKGSDSSLEEIDRRLAAKLEEPDRHAEYRKKLNMFSSGNYRFLKFITRRLIRIEISEGGKPRQLSFFYPYEIQILDYGTYLQNLSGPSAHDQYKLRQKEFARRRVLGFLEKSKDA; via the coding sequence ATGAGTATCAATTTTCGCTTCGACCATAGCATGTTTCAAACCCTCGTAGGGGGAGTGCCTGCACTAGAGATTCAAACCCTCAACATCTCCAATGTTGAAGAGGCCAGACGATTCATATTGACTTACGGCTATGACATGAACAACGAGGTCCATCTAGATAATCTTTGGAAGTACTACAGGAGGGCGCTCAATTATCTTCGCACCTACCTTTTAAGGGATGATGAACAAATTCCTGAGATGCTGAGTGATCCAAATCAATTGAAAGATCTCTCTTATCTTCTTATTTATGCTTCCACGCGAAACATTCAACACAACTCAGTCCAGGGTTGGGCCTGTGCAATCTTGAGAGTCATGCATGTTTTGGTGCACCTGGAGAACGATTTGTTTGCTCAGTTTTCCAAGGAGATTCAAGAACAAATACTCTCGCCTCTGCAGAATTGTGTCCATCGAGATCCAGTGAGTGGAGTGTGGCTTGGCGGCTCGAGTGACTCTGACAGGATCCGCCTTGATAAGTTTGTCGTGAAATCATTTAAGAGCATTGATTCTGCAGTTAACAAACTTTTGGCAAAGCCAGGGGCGATTGCCTTTACGATATTGGACAAGTTAGGGGCTCGTTTTGTCACGCGCCATTTGTTTGATGCGTTTCGAGTTTTGAGATTTTTGAGCGACAATAATTTGGTGAATTTTGCTCATGTTATTTCTGAAGAGGCAAACAACACGCTTTATCCTCTCAATCTTTTTTTTGAGACAATGGAGACCTTGTCGAAGGGGAGCGATTCTTCTCTGGAGGAAATAGATAGAAGGCTTGCGGCCAAGTTGGAAGAGCCGGATCGTCATGCTGAATACAGAAAAAAATTGAATATGTTCTCGAGCGGGAACTATCGCTTTTTAAAATTTATTACCCGCCGATTGATACGCATTGAAATTTCTGAAGGTGGAAAGCCAAGGCAGTTGAGTTTCTTTTATCCCTATGAAATTCAAATCCTCGATTACGGCACTTATCTACAAAATTTAAGTGGACCTTCTGCTCACGATCAGTATAAGTTGCGCCAAAAAGAGTTTGCTCGACGTCGAGTTTTAGGTTTTCTAGAAAAGTCGAAAGACGCGTGA
- a CDS encoding 1-acyl-sn-glycerol-3-phosphate acyltransferase translates to MSEPIVLVVLSYVRSLFGTIFSFIWTFGYGCLAVLVLMIFPSQSLRDFFYRTWGAVCVFLFGVEVELRGGSFFPMPGQPGSVCLFNHTSNFDIPVVNSVLRGSVRWGAKIELFKIPIFGSILRSMGVLPITRSNREEVFKVYSESIPRIRNGECFFLAPEGTRKDGSRIFPFKSGPFVFAIEAQCLVVPVLIYGAWRIQPKGQILPACGKWRNRLVVEVLPPISTKGLKIGDRAQLQDQAFRSMTEAFERLRVEFG, encoded by the coding sequence TTGAGCGAACCTATTGTCCTAGTCGTACTCAGTTATGTGCGATCCCTTTTTGGGACGATTTTTTCTTTTATATGGACTTTCGGATATGGTTGTCTGGCCGTTCTTGTGCTTATGATTTTTCCAAGTCAGAGTCTGCGAGACTTTTTCTATCGAACCTGGGGAGCCGTTTGTGTGTTCCTATTTGGAGTGGAAGTTGAGTTGCGTGGGGGCTCTTTCTTTCCAATGCCTGGGCAGCCTGGCTCCGTGTGTCTGTTCAATCACACCAGTAATTTTGATATTCCTGTTGTGAATTCGGTTCTGAGAGGGTCTGTTCGTTGGGGGGCCAAAATTGAACTTTTTAAAATCCCGATTTTTGGTTCCATCTTGCGTAGCATGGGAGTTTTGCCCATCACACGGTCCAACCGCGAAGAAGTCTTTAAAGTCTACTCTGAATCGATTCCGCGAATTAGAAATGGAGAGTGTTTCTTTTTGGCTCCGGAGGGAACACGAAAAGATGGGAGTCGCATTTTTCCGTTTAAGTCGGGTCCCTTTGTTTTTGCCATTGAGGCGCAGTGCCTGGTTGTCCCGGTCTTGATCTATGGGGCCTGGCGCATTCAGCCAAAAGGTCAAATTTTGCCGGCCTGTGGAAAGTGGAGAAATAGATTGGTTGTTGAAGTGCTTCCTCCTATTTCTACAAAGGGGTTAAAGATTGGCGATCGAGCCCAACTTCAGGATCAGGCTTTTCGATCGATGACGGAGGCTTTTGAAAGGCTGCGGGTTGAATTCGGTTAA
- a CDS encoding 3-hydroxybutyryl-CoA dehydrogenase, translating to MSFKMVGIVGAGQMGNGIAQVVAMHHLPVVMVDMSQSSLDRGVQTISGSCDRLIKKEKMTESEKHKVLSQVKTSVQMGDLKACDFVIEAVTEDIQIKTKIFKQLDEICGPQTCLATNTSSISITKIASATKRPEKVAGMHFMNPVPLMVLVEGIRGLQTSDETFTKIKNFAEFLGKTWLEAKDMPGFAVNRILMPMINEAVYVLLEGIASVEDIDNGMKLGTNQPMGPLTLADFIGLDTCLAIMRVLHEGLGDSKYRPCPLLVKYVEAGWLGRKSGRGFYRYDSQR from the coding sequence GTGTCATTTAAAATGGTTGGAATTGTTGGAGCTGGTCAAATGGGAAATGGCATCGCCCAGGTCGTGGCTATGCATCATCTGCCAGTTGTGATGGTTGACATGAGTCAGTCCTCTCTGGATAGGGGAGTTCAGACGATCTCGGGAAGCTGTGATCGTCTGATCAAGAAAGAGAAGATGACAGAATCTGAAAAACACAAGGTTCTGAGTCAGGTCAAAACGAGTGTTCAGATGGGAGATTTGAAGGCCTGTGATTTTGTCATTGAGGCCGTCACAGAAGATATCCAGATTAAGACTAAAATATTTAAACAGTTGGATGAAATTTGTGGACCCCAGACTTGTTTAGCGACAAACACGTCCTCTATTTCAATCACGAAAATTGCTTCGGCGACGAAGCGGCCTGAAAAAGTGGCGGGTATGCATTTTATGAATCCTGTTCCGCTGATGGTGTTGGTGGAAGGAATCAGAGGTTTGCAAACTTCAGATGAGACTTTTACGAAGATTAAGAACTTTGCGGAATTTCTCGGAAAGACCTGGCTCGAAGCCAAAGATATGCCGGGATTTGCTGTGAATCGAATTCTTATGCCTATGATCAATGAAGCTGTCTATGTTTTGCTCGAGGGAATTGCGTCGGTTGAAGACATAGATAACGGCATGAAGCTTGGAACAAACCAGCCCATGGGTCCTTTGACTTTGGCGGATTTTATTGGTCTTGATACCTGTTTGGCTATCATGAGAGTGCTGCATGAAGGTCTCGGAGACTCCAAGTATCGTCCTTGTCCATTGTTGGTGAAATATGTGGAGGCTGGTTGGTTGGGACGCAAATCGGGTCGGGGTTTTTATCGCTACGATTCTCAGCGGTGA
- a CDS encoding enoyl-CoA hydratase/isomerase family protein has protein sequence MVFQSLKFSTQGAVGVLHIYRPQAMNALNRQVIDDLEEFLDHLPKEIRCLIITGEGEKAFVAGADIKEMEQLSEEEALKMAQHGQAIMNRIETLKVPTIAAVNGFALGGGFELALACDFIIASEKARFGLPEVTLGLIPGYGGTQRLARSIGKSRARMMTLTGEIYSALEAFDWGIVSKVVEAGKLLSESMKVAEKIASRAPGALALAKRAIHEGYDLSQYEGLKIEAELFGEAFKLKDHTEGIRAFIEKRPAQFTGE, from the coding sequence ATGGTATTTCAATCTCTCAAATTTTCAACTCAAGGAGCTGTTGGAGTTCTTCATATTTATCGACCACAAGCCATGAATGCTCTTAATCGCCAGGTCATTGATGATCTAGAAGAATTTCTGGATCATCTACCCAAAGAGATACGATGTCTGATTATCACTGGTGAGGGCGAAAAGGCCTTTGTTGCCGGCGCCGATATCAAGGAAATGGAGCAACTGAGCGAAGAGGAAGCCCTGAAAATGGCCCAGCATGGGCAGGCTATTATGAATAGGATCGAAACTTTGAAAGTGCCGACGATCGCGGCCGTGAATGGGTTTGCCTTGGGGGGTGGTTTTGAGTTGGCTCTGGCCTGTGATTTTATCATTGCCAGCGAGAAGGCGCGCTTTGGACTTCCCGAAGTCACACTAGGTTTGATTCCTGGCTATGGCGGGACTCAACGCTTGGCTCGGTCCATTGGAAAGAGTCGGGCTCGAATGATGACGCTGACCGGAGAGATTTACAGCGCACTGGAAGCCTTTGATTGGGGCATTGTATCCAAGGTCGTAGAAGCTGGCAAATTGCTCTCAGAGAGTATGAAAGTTGCCGAAAAAATTGCCAGCCGAGCTCCTGGCGCTCTTGCGCTAGCAAAACGTGCTATTCATGAGGGTTATGACCTGAGTCAGTATGAGGGATTGAAAATCGAAGCTGAACTCTTTGGTGAGGCCTTTAAATTGAAGGATCACACTGAGGGGATTCGAGCCTTTATCGAAAAACGACCAGCCCAGTTTACGGGAGAATAA